A single bacterium DNA region contains:
- a CDS encoding sigma-70 family RNA polymerase sigma factor — MAVKAPRTTVAQPAESPAEQDPAVLGKFRRFRRTADPQLRQELVCHYLPLAKKIARRYVRAGVPLDDLTQIGTIGLMNAVSSYDPGRGVKFEAYAYHHVAGEIRHYLRDAV; from the coding sequence ATGGCTGTCAAAGCACCCCGAACGACGGTTGCCCAACCGGCTGAATCGCCCGCCGAGCAGGACCCCGCGGTACTCGGAAAGTTTCGTCGATTTCGGCGCACCGCCGATCCCCAGCTCCGCCAAGAGCTCGTCTGCCACTACCTTCCGCTCGCCAAGAAGATCGCGCGGCGCTACGTGCGGGCCGGCGTCCCGCTTGACGACCTGACGCAGATCGGCACGATCGGCCTCATGAATGCGGTGAGTTCATACGATCCCGGGCGCGGTGTGAAGTTCGAGGCGTATGCGTACCATCACGTCGCCGGCGAGATCCGGCACTACTTGCGCGATGCGGTG